The Lineus longissimus chromosome 2, tnLinLong1.2, whole genome shotgun sequence genome window below encodes:
- the LOC135499619 gene encoding uncharacterized protein LOC135499619, which produces MRPIGDRFEIGIPWKQDQPNLPDNRGMAERRLRSLEAHLKKKPEVQRQYRDAFQQNVDKGYIQKVGPVEAARDGWYLPHFAIVKQDKQTTKVRIVYDAAARFGGTSLNDEMLPGPNLQKDILEILLNFRRRPVALIGDVKEMFSQIVLQLECRRYHRLLWRDCYTDRPMDTYEAVRVTFGDRASPFLAMYVLQEQARRAAPDYPLASQVIKDFTYMDDVTDSFETTAIAAKMIPELKTVEKPGGWTIRRWSSNEREVLVGLSEEDKATGVHFQDSDLPTMKTLGVWWDAETDVFSYSVKFEMTTVNTKRELLSLVA; this is translated from the coding sequence ATGAGACCAATTGGTGACCGGTTTGAGATTGGTATCCCTTGGAAGCAAGACCAACCAAATCTTCCAGACAATCGAGGAATGGCAGAGAGGAGGCTGAGAAGCTTAGAAGCACATCTAAAAAAGAAACCAGAGGTGCAGCGACAGTATCGAGATGCCTTTCAACAGAATGTTGATAAAGGATACATCCAGAAAGTTGGACCAGTTGAGGCGGCTAGAGATGGATGGTACTTGCCCCATTTTGCTATCGTGAAACAAGACAAGCAAACCACCAAGGTGCGTATAGTGTATGATGCAGCTGCCAGGTTTGGAGGAACCAGCCTCAATGATGAAATGTTGCCTGGGCCAAATTTGCAGAAAGACATTCTGGAGATCCTGCTCAACTTCAGACGGCGCCCAGTTGCTTTGATTGGCGATGTGAAGGAAATGTTTAGTCAGATTGTGCTCCAGTTAGAATGTAGACGTTACCACCGCCTCCTGTGGAGAGATTGTTACACAGATCGACCGATGGATACTTATGAAGCCGTGCGAGTAACATTTGGTGACAGGGCATCCCCATTCCTAGCCATGTATGTGCTACAAGAGCAAGCTCGACGGGCAGCACCAGACTACCCCTTGGCAAGTCAAGTGATTAAGGATTTCACATACATGGATGATGTCACCGACAGTTTTGAGACCACTGCAATTGCCGCAAAGATGATACCGGAGCTTAAAACAGTTGAGAAGCCTGGAGGATGGACAATCCGGAGATGGAGCAGCAATGAGCGAGAAGTGCTTGTTGGCCTGAGTGAAGAAGACAAAGCGACTGGTGTCCACTTCCAAGACAGCGACCTGCCTACTATGAAAACCCTTGGTGTCTGGTGGGATGCTGAAACAGACGTCTTCAGTTACTCCGTGAAGTTTGAGATGACCACAGTCAACACAAAGAGGGAGTTATTGAGTCTGGTAGCATAA
- the LOC135499635 gene encoding uncharacterized protein LOC135499635, translated as MTARRGRPQVMVSDNGTNFRSADRELRELVNELDQERITNHLAEKGIEWRFNPPLGAHHGGVFEIMIKAAKKGLKAILGEAVVNDEGFSTAVAEVEGLLNARPITYCGQDPKDENVLTPNHFLIGQAGGQLAPEVTDEIAFHPRNRWRYVQDLVKKVWIRWQKEFLSLLHNRPKWFRVEEDIKPGDIVLMADPAKPRGRWPLGRILEVFPGSDGRVRVVQVFSRGKEWRRPVSKLVQILSADEDARRPILDDRNQKMTSLADNGDDEDEE; from the coding sequence ATGACAGCCAGACGAGGGCGCCCTCAGGTCATGGTCTCTGATAATGGAACAAACTTCCGGAGCGCTGACAGAGAATTAAGAGAACTGGTAAATGAACTTGACCAAGAACGCATCACCAATCATCTTGCAGAGAAAGGTATTGAATGGCGGTTCAATCCTCCCTTAGGAGCCCATCATGGAGGCGTCTTTGAGATCATGATAAAAGCTGCAAAGAAAGGGCTCAAGGCAATCCTGGGAGAGGCAGTGGTGAATGATGAGGGGTTTTCAACAGCTGTGGCAGAGGTAGAAGGTCTTCTGAATGCCCGACCTATCACCTACTGTGGCCAAGATCCGAAAGATGAGAATGTGTTGACCCCGAACCACTTTTTGATTGGACAAGCCGGGGGACAACTTGCTCCAGAAGTCACAGATGAGATCGCTTTCCATCCAAGAAATAGGTGGCGTTATGTACAGGACTTGGTGAAGAAAGTGTGGATTCGATGGCAAAAAGAATTCCTGTCCTTACTGCACAACAGACCAAAGTGGTTCAGAGTTGAAGAAGACATTAAACCTGGAGACATAGTGTTGATGGCTGATCCAGCAAAGCCGCGCGGGAGATGGCCATTAGGACGAATTCTAGAGGTCTTCCCGGGATctgatggcagggtcagagttgTTCAAGTCTTTTCAAGAGGAAAAGAATGGCGACGACCAGTGAGCAAGCTAGTGCAGATTTTGTCTGCAGACGAAGACGCGAGAAGACCGATTTTGGATGATCGAAA
- the LOC135499627 gene encoding uncharacterized protein LOC135499627, with protein sequence MSGKDWDAQLTPDVKKVAKDWIQEMSQAQDLKIPRCYRTRPITDVKHISIHVFSDASREAYAACCYLRFLYDDDTTQVTFVAAKARVAPLRAISIPRLELMAAVLGVRLARIIAKMLEISIGEHRFWTDSTDVLYWIRGQSRRYKQFVANRVSEIHELTSPQQWCHIPGKLNPADDPSRGVKMTEMTDDKRLCRGPDFLWKGEEEWPRQVMESLDVSGATVSEVAMGEEKKEANCAVAQVSTPVLPAASFSSWTRYRRMVAWMLCFAKKLPKRKDGMRSFTPDELRQAEIGILRDAQRQVFKSEMLSVQKSEEPCRGSLRDLCPMIDDDGLLRVGGRLEKSDLPYDAQHPIILPKNHPVTTLIIRSFHLLAYHVRGVNGLLADIRTRYWPVNGREAVKKYELTCVKCKERKKKLYQQKMASLPGLRVKIPIRAFAHWS encoded by the coding sequence ATGAGTGGGAAAGACTGGGATGCTCAGCTGACTCCAGATGTGAAAAAGGTGGCAAAAGACTGGATCCAGGAGATGAGTCAAGCTCAAGATCTGAAGATTCCGAGGTGTTACAGAACGCGGCCAATCACTGATGTGAAGCACATTTCGATACATGTCTTCTCCGACGCGTCCCGAGAAGCCTATGCTGCCTGTTGCTACCTAAGATTTCTGTATGATGATGATACGACACAGGTGACATTCGTTGCTGCCAAGGCAAGAGTTGCCCCGCTGCGGGCTATCAGTATCCCAAGATTGGAGTTGATGGCAGCGGTGCTAGGTGTAAGGCTAGCCCGTATCATAGCCAAGATGCTGGAGATCTCAATTGGAGAGCACAGATTTTGGACAGACAGTACAGATGTACTATACTGGATCAGGGGACAGTCTCGACGGTACAAGCAGTTTGTGGCAAACAGAGTATCAGAGATACATGAACTCACCTCCCCCCAGCAATGGTGTCACATTCCTGGAAAATTAAACCCAGCAGACGACCCGTCACGAGGTGTGAAGATGACCGAGATGACTGACGATAAGAGATTGTGCAGAGGGCCAGATTTCCTGTGGAAAGGAGAGGAAGAATGGCCAAGGCAGGTGATGGAATCACTTGATGTGTCTGGAGCAACTGTTAGTGAAGTAGCCATGGGTGAAGAGAAGAAAGAGGCGAATTGCGCAGTAGCCCAAGTGAGTACACCAGTTCTACCAGCCGCATCATTTTCCAGCTGGACCAGATACCGAAGAATGGTGGCCTGGATGCTGTGCTTTGCCAAGAAACTACCCAAGAGGAAAGATGGGATGCGATCATTTACCCCTGATGAGTTGAGGCAAGCTGAGATTGGGATTTTGAGAGATGCTcagagacaagtcttcaagTCTGAGATGTTGAGTGTACAGAAAAGTGAAGAACCCTGCCGTGGAAGTCTGAGAGATCTATGTCCCATGATTGATGACGATGGCCTGTTGAGAGTTGGTGGGAGATTGGAGAAGTCAGATCTGCCCTATGACGCTCAACACCCAATCATACTGCCCAAGAATCATCCTGTGACCACGTTGATCATCCGATCATTCCATTTGTTGGCATACCATGTGCGTGGAGTGAATGGACTGCTTGCCGATATCAGGACGAGATATTGGCCGGTGAATGGGCGAGAGGCTGTGAAGAAGTACGAGCTCACATGTGTCAAGTGTAAGGAACGAAAGAAGAAATTGTACCAGCAAAAGATGGCGTCACTACCTGGTCTGAGGGTCAAGATTCCAATCCGAGCGTTTGCCCACTGGAGTTGA